A single window of Sphaerodactylus townsendi isolate TG3544 linkage group LG03, MPM_Stown_v2.3, whole genome shotgun sequence DNA harbors:
- the LOC125428960 gene encoding flocculation protein FLO11-like isoform X1 → MGNLQKPPKSASWMILSLCFNLIVCIPAVPGTSMSTTDSSAPSAPTTTSSTSASNISVAPVTSISTTDSSAPSAPTTTSSTNASNTFGAPGTSMSTTDSSAPSAPTTTSSTSASNTSAALGTSISTTDSSAPSAPTTTSSTSASNTSAAPGTSMSMTDSSAPSAPTTTSSTSASNMSAAPGMSISTTDSSAPTAPTTTSSNSASHTSAAPGTSISTTDSSAPSAPTTTSSTSASNMSAAPGMSMSTTDSSAPSAPTTTSSTSASNTSAAPGTSISMTDSSAPSAPTTTSSTSASNTSAAPSTSMSTTDSSASSAPTTTSSTSVSNTSAAPGTSMSTTDSGAPSAPTTTSFTSASNTSVAPGTSISTTDSSAPSAPTTTSSTSASNTSVAPGTSISTTDSSAPSAPTTTSSTSASNMSAALGTSISTTDSSAPSAPTTTSFTSASNTSVAPGMSISTTDSSAPSASTTTSSTSASNTSAAPGMSMSTTDSSASSAPTTNSSTSASNMSAAPGTSTSTTDSSAPSAPTTTSSTSASNMSAAPGTSMSTTDSSAPSAPTTTSSTSASNTSFAPEPPKDANRFPAWAIILTSIAAAAAFGVIVWLVFYTLRPENFTSTSLPVYREHHVLHTF, encoded by the exons TCTGTATCCCTGCTGTTCCGGGTACAAGTATGTCCACAACAGATTCCAGTGCTCCTTCTGCTCCTACCACAACAAGCTCAACCAGTGCATCAAACATCTCAGTTGCTCCGGTTACAAGTATATCCACGACAGACTCCAGTGCTCCTTCTGCTCCTACCACAACTAGCTCCACCAATGCATCAAATACGTTTGGTGCTCCGGGTACGAGTATGTCAACTACAGACTCCAGTGCTCCTTCTGCTCCTACTACAACTAGCTCCACCAGTGCATCAAACACATCTGCTGCTCTGGGTACGAGTATATCCACGACAGACTCCAGTGCTCCTTCTGCTCCTACCACAACTAGCTCCACCAGTGCATCAAACACGTCTGCTGCTCCAGGTACGAGTATGTCCATGACAGACTCCAGTGCTCCTTCTGCTCCTACCACAACAAGCTCCACCAGTGCATCAAATATGTCTGCTGCTCCAGGTATGAGTATATCCACAACAGACTCCAGTGCTCCTACTGCTCCTACCACAACAAGCTCCAACAGTGCATCACACACCTCTGCTGCTCCGGGCACGAGTATATCCACAACAGACTCCAGTGCTCCTTCTGCTCCTACCACAACTAGCTCCACCAGTGCATCAAATATGTCTGCTGCTCCGGGTATGAGTATGTCCACGACAGACTCCAGTGCTCCTTCTGCTCCTACCACAACTAGCTCCACCAGTGCATCAAACACCTCTGCTGCTCCGGGTACGAGTATATCCATGACAGACTCCAGTGCTCCTTCTGCTCCTACCACAACTAGCTCCACCAGTGCATCAAAcacctctgctgctccgagtACGAGTATGTCCACGACAGACTCCAGTGCTTCTTCTGCTCCTACCACAACTAGCTCCACGAGTGTATCAAACACGTCTGCTGCTCCAGGTACGAGTATGTCCACGACAGACTCCGGTGCTCCTTCTGCTCCTACCACAACTAGCTTCACCAGTGCATCAAACACCTCTGTTGCTCCGGGTACGAGTATATCCACAACAGACTCCAGTGCTCCTTCTGCTCCTACCACAACAAGCTCAACCAGTGCATCAAACACCTCTGTTGCTCCGGGTACAAGTATATCCACGACAGACTCCAGTGCTCCTTCTGCTCCTACCACAACTAGCTCCACCAGTGCATCAAATATGTCTGCTGCTCTGGGTACGAGTATATCCACGACAGACTCCAGTGCTCCTTCTGCTCCTACCACAACTAGCTTCACCAGTGCATCAAACACCTCTGTTGCTCCTGGTATGAGTATATCCACAACAGACTCCAGTGCTCCTTCTGCTTCTACCACAACTAGCTCCACCAGTGCATCAAATACGTCTGCTGCTCCGGGTATGAGTATGTCCACGACAGACTCCAGTGCTTCTTCTGCTCCTACTACAAATAGCTCCACCAGTGCATCAAATATGTCTGCTGCTCCGGGCACGAGTACATCCACAACAGACTCCAGTGCTCCTTCTGCTCCTACTACAACTAGCTCCACCAGTGCATCAAATATGTCTGCTGCTCCGGGTACGAGTATGTCCACTACAGACTCCAGTGCTCCTTCTGCTCCTACCACAACTAGCTCCACCAGTGCATCAAACACCTCTTTTGCTCCCG AACCTCCCaaagatgcaaacagatttcctgCTTGGGCTATTATTCTGACCAGTATcgctgctgcagctgcttttgGGGTCATCGTTTGGCTG GTTTTCTACACACTAAGACCGGAGAATTTCACCAGTACCTCGCTTCCTGTTTACCGGGAACACCACGTCCTCCACACTTTCTGA
- the LOC125428960 gene encoding flocculation protein FLO11-like isoform X2, whose amino-acid sequence MSTTDSSAPSAPTTTSSTSASNISVAPVTSISTTDSSAPSAPTTTSSTNASNTFGAPGTSMSTTDSSAPSAPTTTSSTSASNTSAALGTSISTTDSSAPSAPTTTSSTSASNTSAAPGTSMSMTDSSAPSAPTTTSSTSASNMSAAPGMSISTTDSSAPTAPTTTSSNSASHTSAAPGTSISTTDSSAPSAPTTTSSTSASNMSAAPGMSMSTTDSSAPSAPTTTSSTSASNTSAAPGTSISMTDSSAPSAPTTTSSTSASNTSAAPSTSMSTTDSSASSAPTTTSSTSVSNTSAAPGTSMSTTDSGAPSAPTTTSFTSASNTSVAPGTSISTTDSSAPSAPTTTSSTSASNTSVAPGTSISTTDSSAPSAPTTTSSTSASNMSAALGTSISTTDSSAPSAPTTTSFTSASNTSVAPGMSISTTDSSAPSASTTTSSTSASNTSAAPGMSMSTTDSSASSAPTTNSSTSASNMSAAPGTSTSTTDSSAPSAPTTTSSTSASNMSAAPGTSMSTTDSSAPSAPTTTSSTSASNTSFAPEPPKDANRFPAWAIILTSIAAAAAFGVIVWLVFYTLRPENFTSTSLPVYREHHVLHTF is encoded by the exons ATGTCCACAACAGATTCCAGTGCTCCTTCTGCTCCTACCACAACAAGCTCAACCAGTGCATCAAACATCTCAGTTGCTCCGGTTACAAGTATATCCACGACAGACTCCAGTGCTCCTTCTGCTCCTACCACAACTAGCTCCACCAATGCATCAAATACGTTTGGTGCTCCGGGTACGAGTATGTCAACTACAGACTCCAGTGCTCCTTCTGCTCCTACTACAACTAGCTCCACCAGTGCATCAAACACATCTGCTGCTCTGGGTACGAGTATATCCACGACAGACTCCAGTGCTCCTTCTGCTCCTACCACAACTAGCTCCACCAGTGCATCAAACACGTCTGCTGCTCCAGGTACGAGTATGTCCATGACAGACTCCAGTGCTCCTTCTGCTCCTACCACAACAAGCTCCACCAGTGCATCAAATATGTCTGCTGCTCCAGGTATGAGTATATCCACAACAGACTCCAGTGCTCCTACTGCTCCTACCACAACAAGCTCCAACAGTGCATCACACACCTCTGCTGCTCCGGGCACGAGTATATCCACAACAGACTCCAGTGCTCCTTCTGCTCCTACCACAACTAGCTCCACCAGTGCATCAAATATGTCTGCTGCTCCGGGTATGAGTATGTCCACGACAGACTCCAGTGCTCCTTCTGCTCCTACCACAACTAGCTCCACCAGTGCATCAAACACCTCTGCTGCTCCGGGTACGAGTATATCCATGACAGACTCCAGTGCTCCTTCTGCTCCTACCACAACTAGCTCCACCAGTGCATCAAAcacctctgctgctccgagtACGAGTATGTCCACGACAGACTCCAGTGCTTCTTCTGCTCCTACCACAACTAGCTCCACGAGTGTATCAAACACGTCTGCTGCTCCAGGTACGAGTATGTCCACGACAGACTCCGGTGCTCCTTCTGCTCCTACCACAACTAGCTTCACCAGTGCATCAAACACCTCTGTTGCTCCGGGTACGAGTATATCCACAACAGACTCCAGTGCTCCTTCTGCTCCTACCACAACAAGCTCAACCAGTGCATCAAACACCTCTGTTGCTCCGGGTACAAGTATATCCACGACAGACTCCAGTGCTCCTTCTGCTCCTACCACAACTAGCTCCACCAGTGCATCAAATATGTCTGCTGCTCTGGGTACGAGTATATCCACGACAGACTCCAGTGCTCCTTCTGCTCCTACCACAACTAGCTTCACCAGTGCATCAAACACCTCTGTTGCTCCTGGTATGAGTATATCCACAACAGACTCCAGTGCTCCTTCTGCTTCTACCACAACTAGCTCCACCAGTGCATCAAATACGTCTGCTGCTCCGGGTATGAGTATGTCCACGACAGACTCCAGTGCTTCTTCTGCTCCTACTACAAATAGCTCCACCAGTGCATCAAATATGTCTGCTGCTCCGGGCACGAGTACATCCACAACAGACTCCAGTGCTCCTTCTGCTCCTACTACAACTAGCTCCACCAGTGCATCAAATATGTCTGCTGCTCCGGGTACGAGTATGTCCACTACAGACTCCAGTGCTCCTTCTGCTCCTACCACAACTAGCTCCACCAGTGCATCAAACACCTCTTTTGCTCCCG AACCTCCCaaagatgcaaacagatttcctgCTTGGGCTATTATTCTGACCAGTATcgctgctgcagctgcttttgGGGTCATCGTTTGGCTG GTTTTCTACACACTAAGACCGGAGAATTTCACCAGTACCTCGCTTCCTGTTTACCGGGAACACCACGTCCTCCACACTTTCTGA
- the LOC125428961 gene encoding formin-2-like, whose product MGNLRKPPKSASWMILSLCLNLIGMISSLDSSHPTVSQTSVAAEIPTAPSVRAISGSVNALDSRTAVVPGPIIPPLPTRTSFITGIGPRTPAVPGAIIPPLPTKSGFITGIRPRTPAVPGAIIPPLPTKSGFITGIRPRTPAVPGPIIPPLPTKSGFITGIRPRTPAVPGPIIPPFPTRSGFITGIRPRTPAVPGPIIPPFPTRSGFITGIGPRTPAVPGPIIPAFPTRSGFITGIRPRTPTVPGPIIPAFPTRSGFITGIRPRTPAVPGPIIPPFPTRSGFITGIRPRTPAVPGPIIPPFPTRSGFITGIRPRTPAVPGPIIPPFPTRSGFITGIRPRTPAVPGPIIPPFPTRSGFITGIRPRTPVVPGPIIPPFPTRSGFITGIRPRTPAVPGPIIPPFPTRSGFITGIRPRTPAVPGPIIPPFPTRSGFITGIRPRTPAVPGPIIPPFPTRSGFITGIRPRTPAVPGPIIPPFPTRSGFITGIRPRTPAVPGPIIPPFPTRSGFITGIRPRTPAVPGPIIPPFPTRSGFITGIGQRTPAIPAFSTLSTFTRIVPVIIMDSTPSTELVKDTTRFPTWAIILTCVAIAVASGIFAWLIFYALKPGNVISASCPVYQNHQARNSC is encoded by the exons ATGGGCAACCTACGAAAACCTCCCAAGTCTGCTTCATGGATGATTTTGTCTTTGTGCCTCAACTTGATAG GCATGATCTCTTCATTAGATTCCAGCCATCCTACTGTTTCTCAGACAAGCGTTGCCGCAGAAATACCCACTGCTCCTTCTGTCCGTGCCATTTCTGGCTCCGTCAATGCACTTGACTCAAGGACTGCTGTTGTTCCAGGACCAAttattcctcctctccccaccagaACGAGCTTCATCACTGGCATTGGCCCAAGGACCCCCGCTGTTCCAGGGGCAAttattcctcctctccccaccaaatCTGGCTTCATCACTGGCATTCGCCCAAGGACCCCCGCTGTTCCAGGGGCAAttattcctcctctccccaccaaatCTGGCTTCATCACTGGCATTCGCCCAAGGACTCCCGCTGTTCCAGGACCAAttattcctcctctccccaccaaatCTGGTTTCATCACTGGCATTCGCCCAAGGACCCCCGCTGTTCCAGGACCAATTATTCCCCCTTTTCCCACCAGATCTGGCTTCATCACTGGCATTCGCCCAAGGACCCCCGCGGTTCCAGGACCAAttattcctcctttccccaccagaTCTGGCTTCATCACTGGCATTGGCCCAAGGACCCCTGCTGTTCCAGGACCAATAAttcctgctttccccaccagATCTGGCTTCATCACTGGCATTCGCCCAAGGACCCCCACGGTTCCAGGACCAATAAttcctgctttccccaccagATCTGGCTTCATCACTGGCATTCGCCCAAGGACCCCCGCTGTTCCAGGACCAATTATTCCCCCTTTTCCCACCAGATCTGGCTTCATCACTGGCATTCGCCCAAGGACCCCCGCGGTTCCAGGACCAAttattcctcctttccccaccagaTCTGGCTTCATCACTGGCATTCGCCCAAGGACCCCCGCGGTTCCAGGACCAAttattcctcctttccccaccagaTCTGGCTTCATCACTGGCATTCGCCCAAGGACCCCCGCTGTTCCAGGACCAAttattcctcctttccccaccagaTCTGGCTTCATCACTGGCATTCGCCCAAGGACCCCCGTGGTTCCAGGACCAATTATTCCTCCTTTTCCCACCAGATCTGGCTTCATCACTGGCATTCGCCCAAGGACCCCCGCTGTTCCAGGACCAAttattcctcctttccccaccagaTCTGGCTTCATCACTGGCATTCGCCCGAGGACCCCCGCTGTTCCAGGACCAAttattcctcctttccccaccagaTCTGGCTTCATCACTGGCATTCGCCCAAGGACCCCCGCTGTTCCAGGACCAAttattcctcctttccccaccagaTCTGGCTTCATCACTGGCATTCGCCCAAGGACCCCCGCTGTTCCAGGACCAAttattcctcctttccccaccagaTCTGGCTTCATCACTGGCATTCGCCCAAGGACCCCCGCTGTTCCAGGACCAAttattcctcctttccccaccagaTCTGGCTTCATCACTGGCATTCGCCCGAGGACCCCTGCTGTTCCAGGACCAATTATTCCTCCTTTCCCGACCAGATCTGGCTTCATCACTGGAATTGGCCAAAGGACCCCTGCTATTCCTGCGTTCAGTACTCTTTCTACTTTTACCAGAATTGTCCCTGTCATTATTATGGACTCAACACCCAGTACAG AACTTGTCAAAGATACAACCAGATTCCCCACTTGGGCTATTATTCTGACCTGTGTGGCTATTGCTGTTGCTTCTGGGATCTTCGCTTGGTTG ATTTTCTACGCACTAAAACCGGGGAATGTCATTAGTGCCTCCTGTCCTGTTTACCAGAATCACCAAGCCAGAAACAGCTGCTGA
- the LOC125428976 gene encoding cell wall integrity and stress response component 4-like isoform X2 has translation MQPRPCSGQDSKMRFLWCLASGINYLLFLLLSILLAVTGTRTSTITPMPSVVTNGSTSQATNTTLAPADATSTKSPLPGITAQPVSTINSATPTSSPSNTTAVPTREDITTVIPMATNGTHPSSTSGITARPLGNTALPMDNNTSAASTGTSTVASNSTSGTRPENQRLKFWGIILISLAVTATVVAGFVGCCYFFRKNNF, from the exons ATGCAGCCGCGCCCCTGCTCCGGGCAAGACAGCAAGATGAGATTTCTATGGTGCCTGGCATCAGGGATCAATTATCTGCTCTTCCTGTTGTTGTCTATCCTCTTAGCAG TCACCGGAACAAGAACCTCCACCATTACACCAATGCCCTCGGTAGTTACCAATGGTAGTACATCACAGGCTACTAATACCACACTGGCACCAGCAGATGCCACTTCTACCAAGAGCCCCTTGCCTGGCATAACCGCACAACCAGTCAGCACAATCAACAGTGCTACACCTACCTCTTCACCATCCAACACCACAGCTGTGCCTACAAGAGAGGACATCACAACTG TTATACCAATGGCCACCAATGGCACCCACCCATCAAGCACAAGTGGCATCACTGCCCGGCCACTAGGCAACACTGCCCTGCCAATGGACAACAACACCTCAGCTGCATCAACTGGAACCAGTACCGTAGCAAGTAACTCTACATCAG GCACAAGGCCAGAGAATCAACGATTGAAGTTCTGGGGAATCATTCTGATCTCGTTAGCAGTGACGGCGACGGTTGTTGCCGGATTCGTCGGGTGCTGCTATTTTTTCAGA AAGAATAATTTCTAA
- the LOC125428976 gene encoding cell wall integrity and stress response component 4-like isoform X1, which yields MRPSAVTSTESRPRWTDAAAPLLRARQQDEISMVPGIRDQLSALPVVVYPLSRTSTITPMPSVVTNGSTSQATNTTLAPADATSTKSPLPGITAQPVSTINSATPTSSPSNTTAVPTREDITTVIPMATNGTHPSSTSGITARPLGNTALPMDNNTSAASTGTSTVASNSTSGTRPENQRLKFWGIILISLAVTATVVAGFVGCCYFFRKNNF from the exons ATGAGACCTTCGGCTGTTACGAGCACAGAATCCAGACCCAGGTGGACAGATGCAGCCGCGCCCCTGCTCCGGGCAAGACAGCAAGATGAGATTTCTATGGTGCCTGGCATCAGGGATCAATTATCTGCTCTTCCTGTTGTTGTCTATCCTCTTAGCAG AACCTCCACCATTACACCAATGCCCTCGGTAGTTACCAATGGTAGTACATCACAGGCTACTAATACCACACTGGCACCAGCAGATGCCACTTCTACCAAGAGCCCCTTGCCTGGCATAACCGCACAACCAGTCAGCACAATCAACAGTGCTACACCTACCTCTTCACCATCCAACACCACAGCTGTGCCTACAAGAGAGGACATCACAACTG TTATACCAATGGCCACCAATGGCACCCACCCATCAAGCACAAGTGGCATCACTGCCCGGCCACTAGGCAACACTGCCCTGCCAATGGACAACAACACCTCAGCTGCATCAACTGGAACCAGTACCGTAGCAAGTAACTCTACATCAG GCACAAGGCCAGAGAATCAACGATTGAAGTTCTGGGGAATCATTCTGATCTCGTTAGCAGTGACGGCGACGGTTGTTGCCGGATTCGTCGGGTGCTGCTATTTTTTCAGA AAGAATAATTTCTAA